One genomic window of Mercenaria mercenaria strain notata chromosome 2, MADL_Memer_1, whole genome shotgun sequence includes the following:
- the LOC123563078 gene encoding annexin A4-like isoform X2, translated as MSYPYGGGGYPGQGQPGYPGQGFPQPGGGYPQQGYGAPQPGVGMPTPESASAAAYGSQPGGMPYGTAPPGGAPGGLGFGMPQGPPQPGYPQPPNVSMPAGPGAGQPTYQQNVGYGQNPAYNTPVPQPGYNPPGAPGYPAQGGAPGYPQAGGAPGYPQAGGAPGYPGQAPAGGAPGYPGQAPGQAPAGGYGGYGQSQPGAPASAPGGMSYAPNVTAGQNVSALGQGGAHTGYKVREDPTLRPAANFSPENDAKILRKAMKGFGTDEKAIIDILAYRTNSQRQQIKQMFKTCFGKDLIQDLKSELGGNFEDVILALMMSTEEYDAYELKRAMRGIGTDEDAMIEILCSRSNAQIQKINQTYQHMYRQKLEKDIISDTSGHFKRLMVSMANGGRMENQAVDMNKANTDAQSLYQAGEKRWGTDESQFNVIMASQSFEQLRAVFDAYSKISGRDIEQVIKSEMSGNLELGMLAIIKCVRNKPGYFAEKLYKSMKGAGTDDRTLIRVIVTRAEVDMVQIKQEFQKMYGQSLEQFVRGDTSGDYRRCLLSLIGGSY; from the exons ATGAGTTATCCATATGGAGGAGGTGGCTACCCAGGTCAAGGTCAGCCCGGATACCCAGGCCAGGGCTTCCCCCAGCCCGGAGGTGGTTACCCCCAGCAAGGATATGGTGCACCACAACCAGGG GTTGGCATGCCAACACCAGAGTCTGCGTCTGCTGCAGCATATGGTTCTCAGCCTGGTGGAATGCCGTATGGCACAGCGCCACCTGGTGGAGCTCCAGGAGGGCTAGGATTCGGg ATGCCTCAAGGACCTCCACAACCAGGTTACCCACAACCACCTAATGTTTCTATGCCAGCTGGTCCTGGAGCTGGACAACCCACATATCAG CAAAATGTGGGCTATGGACAAAATCCGGCTTATAACACACCTGTACCTCAGCCAGGGTACAACCCACCAGGAGCCCCGGGCTATCCTGCACAAGGTGGTGCCCCAGGCTATCCTCAGGCAGGTGGTGCACCAGGATACCCACAGGCAGGGGGAGCACCAGGCTACCCAGGTCAGGCACCAGCTGGGGGAGCACCAGGCTACCCAGGTCAGGCACCAG GTCAGGCACCAGCAGGTGGCTATGGAGGTTATGGACAGAGTCAGCCTGGGGCTCCAGCATCAGCCCCAGGAGGTATGTCGTATGCCCCCAATGTAACTGCAGGACAGAATGTGTCGGCTCTGGGACAGGGAGGGGCACATACAGGATATAAAGTTAGG GAAGATCCTACTTTGAGGCCAGCTGCAAATTTCAGTCCTGAAAATGATGCCAAAATTCTGAGAAAGGCAATGAAGGGATTTG GTACGGATGAGAAGGCTATTATCGACATCTTGGCTTACAGAACCAACAGTCAGAGGCAACAGATCAAACAGATGTTTAAAACCTGTTTTGGAAAG GATTTGATTCAAGACTTGAAAAGTGAGTTGGGTGGTAATTTTGAAGATGTTATTCTCGCCTTGATGATGAGTACAGAGGAGTATGATGCTTACGAACTCAAGAGGGCAATGAGG GGTATTGGAACAGACGAGGATGCAATGATTGAGATTCTATGTTCTAGAAGTAATGCTCAGATACAGAAAATCAACCAGACATACCAGCATA tgtaTAGACAAAAGTTGGAAAAAGACATCATTAGTGATACATCAGGACATTTTAAACGTCTGATGGTTTCTATGGCTAAT gGTGGTAGAATGGAGAACCAGGCTGTAGATATGAACAAAGCTAATACAGATGCTCAA TCCCTGTATCAAGCTGGAGAAAAGAGATGGGGTACAGACGAGTCACAGTTTAATGTAATCATGGCATCGCAAAGTTTTGAGCAGTTGAGGGCGGTATTTGACGCATATTCTAAAATCTCTGGTAGAGACATTGAGCAAGTAATTAAGAGTGAAATGTCTGGAAATCTTGAACTTGGAATGCTTGCTATTA TAAAGTGTGTGCGGAACAAGCCAGGTTACTTTGCAGAAAAATTATACAAATCAATGAAG GGTGCTGGTACAGATGACAGGACGCTGATCCGAGTTATTGTAACCCGTGCCGAGGTAGATATGGTGCAGATTAAACAAGAGTTCCAGAAGATGTATGGTCAGAGCCTGGAGCAGTTTGTCAGG
- the LOC123563078 gene encoding annexin A4-like isoform X1, translated as MSYPYGGGGYPGQGQPGYPGQGFPQPGGGYPQQGYGAPQPGVGMPTPESASAAAYGSQPGGMPYGTAPPGGAPGGLGFGMPQGPPQPGYPQPPNVSMPAGPGAGQPTYQQNVGYGQNPAYNTPVPQPGYNPPGAPGYPAQGGAPGYPQAGGAPGYPQAGGAPGYPGQAPAGGAPGYPGQAPGQAPAGGAPGYPGQAPAGGYGGYGQSQPGAPASAPGGMSYAPNVTAGQNVSALGQGGAHTGYKVREDPTLRPAANFSPENDAKILRKAMKGFGTDEKAIIDILAYRTNSQRQQIKQMFKTCFGKDLIQDLKSELGGNFEDVILALMMSTEEYDAYELKRAMRGIGTDEDAMIEILCSRSNAQIQKINQTYQHMYRQKLEKDIISDTSGHFKRLMVSMANGGRMENQAVDMNKANTDAQSLYQAGEKRWGTDESQFNVIMASQSFEQLRAVFDAYSKISGRDIEQVIKSEMSGNLELGMLAIIKCVRNKPGYFAEKLYKSMKGAGTDDRTLIRVIVTRAEVDMVQIKQEFQKMYGQSLEQFVRGDTSGDYRRCLLSLIGGSY; from the exons ATGAGTTATCCATATGGAGGAGGTGGCTACCCAGGTCAAGGTCAGCCCGGATACCCAGGCCAGGGCTTCCCCCAGCCCGGAGGTGGTTACCCCCAGCAAGGATATGGTGCACCACAACCAGGG GTTGGCATGCCAACACCAGAGTCTGCGTCTGCTGCAGCATATGGTTCTCAGCCTGGTGGAATGCCGTATGGCACAGCGCCACCTGGTGGAGCTCCAGGAGGGCTAGGATTCGGg ATGCCTCAAGGACCTCCACAACCAGGTTACCCACAACCACCTAATGTTTCTATGCCAGCTGGTCCTGGAGCTGGACAACCCACATATCAG CAAAATGTGGGCTATGGACAAAATCCGGCTTATAACACACCTGTACCTCAGCCAGGGTACAACCCACCAGGAGCCCCGGGCTATCCTGCACAAGGTGGTGCCCCAGGCTATCCTCAGGCAGGTGGTGCACCAGGATACCCACAGGCAGGGGGAGCACCAGGCTACCCAGGTCAGGCACCAGCTGGGGGAGCACCAGGCTACCCAGGTCAGGCACCAGGTCAAGCACCAGCTGGGGGAGCACCAGGCTACCCAGGTCAGGCACCAGCAGGTGGCTATGGAGGTTATGGACAGAGTCAGCCTGGGGCTCCAGCATCAGCCCCAGGAGGTATGTCGTATGCCCCCAATGTAACTGCAGGACAGAATGTGTCGGCTCTGGGACAGGGAGGGGCACATACAGGATATAAAGTTAGG GAAGATCCTACTTTGAGGCCAGCTGCAAATTTCAGTCCTGAAAATGATGCCAAAATTCTGAGAAAGGCAATGAAGGGATTTG GTACGGATGAGAAGGCTATTATCGACATCTTGGCTTACAGAACCAACAGTCAGAGGCAACAGATCAAACAGATGTTTAAAACCTGTTTTGGAAAG GATTTGATTCAAGACTTGAAAAGTGAGTTGGGTGGTAATTTTGAAGATGTTATTCTCGCCTTGATGATGAGTACAGAGGAGTATGATGCTTACGAACTCAAGAGGGCAATGAGG GGTATTGGAACAGACGAGGATGCAATGATTGAGATTCTATGTTCTAGAAGTAATGCTCAGATACAGAAAATCAACCAGACATACCAGCATA tgtaTAGACAAAAGTTGGAAAAAGACATCATTAGTGATACATCAGGACATTTTAAACGTCTGATGGTTTCTATGGCTAAT gGTGGTAGAATGGAGAACCAGGCTGTAGATATGAACAAAGCTAATACAGATGCTCAA TCCCTGTATCAAGCTGGAGAAAAGAGATGGGGTACAGACGAGTCACAGTTTAATGTAATCATGGCATCGCAAAGTTTTGAGCAGTTGAGGGCGGTATTTGACGCATATTCTAAAATCTCTGGTAGAGACATTGAGCAAGTAATTAAGAGTGAAATGTCTGGAAATCTTGAACTTGGAATGCTTGCTATTA TAAAGTGTGTGCGGAACAAGCCAGGTTACTTTGCAGAAAAATTATACAAATCAATGAAG GGTGCTGGTACAGATGACAGGACGCTGATCCGAGTTATTGTAACCCGTGCCGAGGTAGATATGGTGCAGATTAAACAAGAGTTCCAGAAGATGTATGGTCAGAGCCTGGAGCAGTTTGTCAGG